From Salvia splendens isolate huo1 chromosome 3, SspV2, whole genome shotgun sequence, a single genomic window includes:
- the LOC121794611 gene encoding probable prefoldin subunit 5, whose product MAATPRMELEKMSVEHLRGLKEQVDMDVNLLQDSLNNIRSANARLEIASVALHDLSVHPRGKKMLVPLTASLYVPGKLDDVEKVLVDVGTGYFIEKTMVEGKDYCERKIALLKSNYDQLLEVAAKKRSIADEAGAILQAKLKHLPPSK is encoded by the exons ATGGCGGCGACACCGCGAATGGAGTTGGAGAAGATGAGCGTGGAGCACCTGAGGGGTTTGAAGGAGCAGGTCGATATGGACGTCAATCTACTCCAAGACAGTCTCAACAACATCCGCTCCGCCAATGCCCGCCTCGAGATCGCCTCCGTCGCCCTCCACGACCTCTCTGTCCACCCCCGAG GGAAGAAGATGCTGGTGCCCTTGACGGCGTCGCTTTACGTGCCGGGAAAGTTGGATGATGTGGAGAAGGTCTTAGTGGACGTCGGGACCGGTTATTTCATCGAG AAAACTATGGTAGAAGGCAAAGATTATTGTGAGCGTAAAATTGCTCTGCTCAAGTCGAATTATGACCAACTTCTCGAG GTGGCCGCAAAAAAGAGAAGTATAGCAGATGAAGCGGGGGCTATATTACAAGCAAAGTTGAAGCATTTGCCCCCCTCAAAGTGA
- the LOC121797196 gene encoding putative GEM-like protein 8 produces the protein MEVKHIRARFGKTSMLKEHAFGAPISSSKYAFAYKNSLKELLPDPAAHYQLLPSPANHYSKIRTDRGNSVIAKMIKLSKAMDVIAQGIREHVRLGPKLSETVKGKLSLGARILQVGGVEKVFKQKFNVTDDEKLLKASQCYLSTTAGPIAGLLFVSTERVAFCSERSIRVSSSNGKLLRAHYKVMIPLRKLKRAHESENAKKPAEKYVHLVTGDNFDFWFMGFLNHQRTLKYLQKVIQQAR, from the exons ATGGAAGTGAAACATATCAGAGCGAGGTTTGGGAAGACGAGCATGCTAAAGGAACATGCTTTTGGGGCTCCTATCAgctcatcaaagtacgcattcGCGTATAAGAACAGTTTGAAAGAACTTTTACCTGATCCTGCTGCACATTACCAACTGCTGCCTTCTCCGGCCAATCACTATTCCAAGATACGAACTG ATAGAGGAAATTCAGTGATTGCTAAGATGATCAAGCTCAGCAAAGCCATGGATGTCATTGCACAAGGAATCAGAGAGCATG TGAGACTAGGGCCGAAATTGAGTGAAACGGTTAAAGGAAAACTGAGTTTAGGCGCGAGGATCCTGCAGGTGGGAGGAGTCGAGAAAGTATTCAAGCAGAAATTCAACGTAACAGATGATGAGAAGCTGTTGAAGGCTTCTCAATGCTATCTATCAACAACAGCCGGGCCAATAGCAGGGCTCCTCTTTGTTTCCACTGAAAGAGTTGCCTTCTGCAGTGAGAGATCCATCAGAGTCTCATCCTCAAACGGAAAGCTTCTAAGAGCACATTACAAG GTGATGATCCCCCTGAGGAAGCTAAAGAGAGCACATGAAAGTGAGAACGCGAAGAAACCAGCAGAGAAGTATGTGCATCTGGTGACAGGGGACAATTTTGATTTCTGGTTCATGGGATTTCTCAACCATCAAAGAACATTAAAGTATCTCCAAAAAGTAATCCAGCAAGCAAGATGA
- the LOC121797199 gene encoding uncharacterized protein LOC121797199 has protein sequence MTTCNGSFCCSSSHTSIDSSISPFPKPLSLIPNRKPFALQFGPTLPLLTLSSAASRPLLVRAAASSGKSNNIDTKKEAEAEEEEVEEELPWIQEKALDLVEFTGSVTQTIPGPRVGQSSLPWMLAIPMAYLGVTFVIAVVKTVRKFNSPREKRRKLVNKNAMLCISLDELFAKGMGEVNQSALKELMQKTGFDMKEILRKYIRYVLNEKPFNPDLIANLIHLRKETQLEDSEVAGILNEISGRIVNDKGPVVMDISGYSEKGFKRKLAVQALFGKIYYLSELPEFCSRDSSLNVKTAFGVTDEDAEKLRLHTVSEVGDLDSLEKMVGESEEDEETKSSDDLAKAS, from the exons ATGACCACTTGCAATGGCAGCTTTTGCTGCAGCTCTTCCCACACTTCAATCGACTCCTCCATTTCCCCATTCCCCAAACCCTTATCCTTAATTCCCAATCGCAAACCCTTCGCCCTTCAATTCGGTCCCACACTTCCGTTATTGACGCTATCCTCTGCTGCTTCTCGCCCGCTATTAGTAAGAGCGGCGGCCAGTAGCGGCAAGAGTAACAACATCGATACGAAGAAGGAAGCTGAagcggaggaggaggaagtgGAGGAGGAGCTTCCGTGGATACAGGAGAAGGCTCTGGATTTGGTCGAGTTCACTGGCTCTGTTACTCAGACCATTCCAGGGCCGCGCGTTGGGCAGAGCTCGCTCCCGTGGATGCTGGCGATCCCGATGGCTTATCTCGGCGTCACTTTCGTCATTGCCGTCGTGAAGACCGTCAGGAAGTTCAATTCCCCTCGAGAGAAACGCCGCAAATTG GTCAACAAAAATGCTATGCTATGCATATCTCTGGATGAGCTGTTTGCTAAGGGGATGGGTGAAGTAAACCAGTCAGCTTTGAAGGAACTGATGCAAAAG ACAGGTTTTGACATGAAAGAGATTTTGCGTAAATACATCCGCTATGTGTTGAACGAGAAACCATTTAATCCAGATCTAATAGCGAATCTGATCCACCTCAGGAAAGAAACACAGTTGGAGGATTCCGAAGTGGCTGGCATTCTAAATGAGATTTCAGGAAGGATTGTAAACGATAAAG GTCCGGTGGTCATGGATATATCAGGATATTCCGAAAAAGGATTCAAAAGGAAACTAGCAGTGCAAGCTCTGTTTGGAAAGATCTATTATCTGTCTGAG CTTCCCGAGTTCTGTTCCAGAGACAGCTCCTTAAACGTAAAAACAGCATTTGGTGTGACAGA TGAGGATGCTGAAAAGCTTAGGCTGCACACTGTCTCAGAAGTTGGGGATTTGGATTCACTAGAGAAGATGGTCGGTGAATCTGAAGAGGATGAGGAAACAAAATCAAGTGATGATTTAGCCAAGGCTTCTTGA
- the LOC121795423 gene encoding uncharacterized protein LOC121795423 isoform X1 encodes MDKQNAEPAPKNQSLWILKSIFSKKTSAAAAENPPNDNPPLPFLAPHTNSVVSRCSKILGISAKELQALFDVELPDKLRQPPSYARNFLEFCSYKALHLATTKPNYLTDKEFCHLTFDMMVAWDDPGVDSNLIDKVRLETASCSNQDVEGEDGWSLFYSNSTKMAFQVDDKKTVGPEAFARIAPACPVIADVTTVHNLFDVLTSSSGSRLHFLIYDKYLRSLDKVAKSAQNALGPQAIAALSLADDEIIIDVDGTVPTQPVLQHIGMSAWPEPVCLEFPEFKGCSRRDYWLDICLEILRAHRFNRKYGLKGNQQSEVLARAILGIFQFHAVREAFRISLSNYKALLCFNLAESLPGGDMIIETLASQMALITPSAGQQDVSVSPNANRRPIFPVAFLTLIRLTIVSPKEEEVNVEATYPAGNLHVGVANPLEAVVKQLEQDTGKAEAAQATVDQVKVEGIDTNVAVMKELLFPVIEIYSRIERLASWNDPYKSLMFVVIFSYLIVRGWSKYLVPSILVFMALVMLWRKYFWRRRQLEACKIVAPPSKNAVEQLLLLQEAISQVESLIQSGNVAFLKIRALLFAVAPQATDKLSVVLIAMALGLVFVPLRYVILMGFLEYFTRYMPLRREDTERGMRRLKEWWIRIPAAPVQIVKLDDKKRK; translated from the exons ATGGACAAGCAGAATGCAGAACCGGCGCCAAAGAACCAAAGTCTCTGGATTTTGAAATCAATTTTCTCCAAGAAGACCAGCGCCGCCGCTGCCGAGAACCCGCCCAACGACAATCCGCCGCTTCCTTTTCTCGCACCTCACACCAACTCCGTTGTTTCTCGTTGCTCCAA gaTTCTTGGCATATCAGCCAAAGAGTTACAGGCCCTATTCGATGTTGAGCTACCTGATAAACTTAGGCAACCTCCATCCTACGCTAGGAACTTCCTTGAATTCTGCTCATATAAAGCACTGCATTTGGCCACCACAAAACCCAATTATTTAACTGACAAGGAATTTTGCCACCTGACATTTGACATGATGGTCGCATGGGATGATCCTGGTGTTGATAGTAACCTCATAGATAAAGTACGATTG GAAACAGCTTCTTGCAGCAATCAGGACGTGGAGGGTGAAGATGGTTGGTCATTATTTTATTCCAATTCAACCAAAATGGCTTTTCAG GTTGATGACAAGAAAACTGTTGGGCCAGAGGCTTTTGCTCGGATAGCTCCTGCCTGTCCAGTTATTGCAGATGTAACCACGGTTCACAATCTTTTTGATGTTCTGACCAGTTCTTCAGGTTCCCGACTTCATTTTCTGATATATGACAAATACCTTCGAAGTCTTGATAA GGTTGCAAAGTCAGCACAAAATGCATTGGGACCACAGGCCATTGCCGCTCTTTCACTTGCTGATGATGAAATTATTATAGATGTTGATGGCACAGTTCCCACACAGCCAGTTTTACAGCATATTGGCATGTCTGCATGGCCAG AGCCTGTGTGTCTGGAATTTCCTGAATTCAAAGGTTGCTCGAGGAGAGACTATTGGTTAGATATCTGTCTGGAGATTCTACGGGCCCACAGGTTCAATAGGAAATATGGTTTAAAGGGAAATCAGCAATCAGAAGTGCTTGCTCGGGCGATTCTTGGAATTTTTCAGTTTCATGCAGTTAGAGAGGCCTTCCGCATCTCATTGTCCAACTACAAAGCATTGTTGTGTTTTAACTTGGCTGAAAGTCTTCCGGGTGGAGATATGATAATAGAAACTCTAGCGAGTCAAATGGCCCTCATAACTCCTAGTGCTGGCCAGCAAGATGTTTCTGTTTCTCCAAATGCAAATAGACGGCCCATATTCCCTGTTGCATTTCTGACGCTTATTAGACTAACAATTGTTTCACCGAAAGAGGAAGAAGTAAATGTAGAAGCAACATATCCCGCTGGGAATCTTCATGTTGGTGTAGCAAATCCTCTAGAAGCTGTCGTGAAGCAGTTGGAACAGGACACTGGAAAGGCTGAAGCTGCTCAAGCCACTGTGGATCAAGTGAAAGTTGAAGGGATCGATACAAATGTAGCAGTGATGAAG GAGTTGCTCTTCCCAGTTATTGAGATATATAGCCGGATTGAACGTCTGGCTTCCTGGAACGATCCCTACAAGTCATTGATGTTTGTGGTAATATTTAGCTATTTGATAGTTAG GGGTTGGAGCAAGTACTTAGTACCATCCATTTTGGTATTTATGGCACTCGTGATGCTGTGGCGCAAATACTTTTGGAGAAGAAGACAACTGGAGGCATGCAAAATTGTAGCTCCCCCTAGTAAGAATGCAGTGGAGCAGCTGCTACTATTACAAGAAGCAATATCGCAAGTTGAGTCATTAATCCAAAGTGGCAATGTCGCTTTTCTAAAAATAAGAGCACTTCTTTTTGCTGTTGCACCACAG GCGACGGATAAGCTGAGTGTGGTGTTGATTGCAATGGCTTTGGGACTTGTATTTGTGCCATTGAGATATGTGATCTTGATGGGTTTTCTGGAGTATTTCACGAGATATATGCCGTTGAGAAGGGAAGATACTGAAAGAGGGATGAGAAGGTTGAAGGAATGGTGGATCAGGATACCAGCAGCTCCTGTTCAGATTGTCAAGCTAGATGACAAAAAGAGGAAATGA
- the LOC121795423 gene encoding uncharacterized protein LOC121795423 isoform X2 encodes MDKQNAEPAPKNQSLWILKSIFSKKTSAAAAENPPNDNPPLPFLAPHTNSVVSRCSKILGISAKELQALFDVELPDKLRQPPSYARNFLEFCSYKALHLATTKPNYLTDKEFCHLTFDMMVAWDDPGVDSNLIDKETASCSNQDVEGEDGWSLFYSNSTKMAFQVDDKKTVGPEAFARIAPACPVIADVTTVHNLFDVLTSSSGSRLHFLIYDKYLRSLDKVAKSAQNALGPQAIAALSLADDEIIIDVDGTVPTQPVLQHIGMSAWPEPVCLEFPEFKGCSRRDYWLDICLEILRAHRFNRKYGLKGNQQSEVLARAILGIFQFHAVREAFRISLSNYKALLCFNLAESLPGGDMIIETLASQMALITPSAGQQDVSVSPNANRRPIFPVAFLTLIRLTIVSPKEEEVNVEATYPAGNLHVGVANPLEAVVKQLEQDTGKAEAAQATVDQVKVEGIDTNVAVMKELLFPVIEIYSRIERLASWNDPYKSLMFVVIFSYLIVRGWSKYLVPSILVFMALVMLWRKYFWRRRQLEACKIVAPPSKNAVEQLLLLQEAISQVESLIQSGNVAFLKIRALLFAVAPQATDKLSVVLIAMALGLVFVPLRYVILMGFLEYFTRYMPLRREDTERGMRRLKEWWIRIPAAPVQIVKLDDKKRK; translated from the exons ATGGACAAGCAGAATGCAGAACCGGCGCCAAAGAACCAAAGTCTCTGGATTTTGAAATCAATTTTCTCCAAGAAGACCAGCGCCGCCGCTGCCGAGAACCCGCCCAACGACAATCCGCCGCTTCCTTTTCTCGCACCTCACACCAACTCCGTTGTTTCTCGTTGCTCCAA gaTTCTTGGCATATCAGCCAAAGAGTTACAGGCCCTATTCGATGTTGAGCTACCTGATAAACTTAGGCAACCTCCATCCTACGCTAGGAACTTCCTTGAATTCTGCTCATATAAAGCACTGCATTTGGCCACCACAAAACCCAATTATTTAACTGACAAGGAATTTTGCCACCTGACATTTGACATGATGGTCGCATGGGATGATCCTGGTGTTGATAGTAACCTCATAGATAAA GAAACAGCTTCTTGCAGCAATCAGGACGTGGAGGGTGAAGATGGTTGGTCATTATTTTATTCCAATTCAACCAAAATGGCTTTTCAG GTTGATGACAAGAAAACTGTTGGGCCAGAGGCTTTTGCTCGGATAGCTCCTGCCTGTCCAGTTATTGCAGATGTAACCACGGTTCACAATCTTTTTGATGTTCTGACCAGTTCTTCAGGTTCCCGACTTCATTTTCTGATATATGACAAATACCTTCGAAGTCTTGATAA GGTTGCAAAGTCAGCACAAAATGCATTGGGACCACAGGCCATTGCCGCTCTTTCACTTGCTGATGATGAAATTATTATAGATGTTGATGGCACAGTTCCCACACAGCCAGTTTTACAGCATATTGGCATGTCTGCATGGCCAG AGCCTGTGTGTCTGGAATTTCCTGAATTCAAAGGTTGCTCGAGGAGAGACTATTGGTTAGATATCTGTCTGGAGATTCTACGGGCCCACAGGTTCAATAGGAAATATGGTTTAAAGGGAAATCAGCAATCAGAAGTGCTTGCTCGGGCGATTCTTGGAATTTTTCAGTTTCATGCAGTTAGAGAGGCCTTCCGCATCTCATTGTCCAACTACAAAGCATTGTTGTGTTTTAACTTGGCTGAAAGTCTTCCGGGTGGAGATATGATAATAGAAACTCTAGCGAGTCAAATGGCCCTCATAACTCCTAGTGCTGGCCAGCAAGATGTTTCTGTTTCTCCAAATGCAAATAGACGGCCCATATTCCCTGTTGCATTTCTGACGCTTATTAGACTAACAATTGTTTCACCGAAAGAGGAAGAAGTAAATGTAGAAGCAACATATCCCGCTGGGAATCTTCATGTTGGTGTAGCAAATCCTCTAGAAGCTGTCGTGAAGCAGTTGGAACAGGACACTGGAAAGGCTGAAGCTGCTCAAGCCACTGTGGATCAAGTGAAAGTTGAAGGGATCGATACAAATGTAGCAGTGATGAAG GAGTTGCTCTTCCCAGTTATTGAGATATATAGCCGGATTGAACGTCTGGCTTCCTGGAACGATCCCTACAAGTCATTGATGTTTGTGGTAATATTTAGCTATTTGATAGTTAG GGGTTGGAGCAAGTACTTAGTACCATCCATTTTGGTATTTATGGCACTCGTGATGCTGTGGCGCAAATACTTTTGGAGAAGAAGACAACTGGAGGCATGCAAAATTGTAGCTCCCCCTAGTAAGAATGCAGTGGAGCAGCTGCTACTATTACAAGAAGCAATATCGCAAGTTGAGTCATTAATCCAAAGTGGCAATGTCGCTTTTCTAAAAATAAGAGCACTTCTTTTTGCTGTTGCACCACAG GCGACGGATAAGCTGAGTGTGGTGTTGATTGCAATGGCTTTGGGACTTGTATTTGTGCCATTGAGATATGTGATCTTGATGGGTTTTCTGGAGTATTTCACGAGATATATGCCGTTGAGAAGGGAAGATACTGAAAGAGGGATGAGAAGGTTGAAGGAATGGTGGATCAGGATACCAGCAGCTCCTGTTCAGATTGTCAAGCTAGATGACAAAAAGAGGAAATGA
- the LOC121794610 gene encoding E2F-associated phosphoprotein, with protein MNEKIEAEDSPNRDSEKIVSDDEEIDYSTKPEFYDPKLDEKNESWAEKQRGGRTSDAVLSCPACFTTLSLDCQRHDKYVTQYRAVFVVNCRIKEEVPKPGSRRKRNTRNSQAVTDQTGAAETIKRVCCAICSTDVGVIDEDEIYHFLNVIPSEA; from the exons atgaatgaaaaaattgaaGCTGAAGATTCCCCCAATCGCGACTCTGAGAAAATAG TATCGGATGATGAAGAGATTGATTACAGCACGAAGCCCGAATTTTACGACCCAAAATTGGATGAGAAGAACGAATCATGGGCTGAGAAACAAAGAGGAGGCCGAACCTCCGACGCTGTGCTGAGCTGCCCTGCTTGTTTCACTACCCTCTCTTTGGATTGCCAGAG GCACGACAAGTACGTAACCCAATACCGAGCTGTTTTTGTTGTCAACTGTAGAATAAAGGAGGAAGTGCCAAAACCAGGAAGCAGACGAAAGAGGAACACAAGAAATTCTCAAGCTGTAACAGATCAAACCGGTGCAGCTGAGACAATTAAACGCGTCTGCTGTGCAATTTGCTCAACAGATGTGGGTGTTATTGACGAGGATGAGATCTATCATTTCTTGAATGTTATTCCCAGCGAAGCATGA
- the LOC121794609 gene encoding transcription factor SRM1-like, with amino-acid sequence MPAVESSSSLWSREQDMQFEKAIAAYPENSSDRWEKIAADVSGKSVEEIKLHYELLVEDVSRIESGFVEVPSYNPSSDGSSSLAGDDVSAKKGGSFGHLNCDAKSSRSDLERRKGIAWTEDEHRLFLLGLDKYGKGDWRSISRNFVVTRSPTQVASHAQKYFIRLNSMNKDRRRSSIHDITSVANGDVSVPQAPITGQTNGVPPVKPGKQVVGGAAAHGVTMYGAPTMGQPIGVVSAVGTPVSLPPPPHMAYGVGTPVPMAYHASVHR; translated from the exons ATGCCTGCTGTTGAATCAAGTAGCTCTCTGTGGAGTAGGGAGCAGGATATGCAGTTTGAAAAGGCAATAGCTGCTTATCCTGAGAATTCTTCAGACAGATGGGAGAAAATTGCAGCTGATGTTTCTGGGAAATCAGTGGAGGAGATTAAGCTGCACTATGAGCTCCTAGTGGAAGATGTTAGCCGCATAGAATCCGGTTTTGTTGAGGTTCCTAGTTACAATCCTTCCTCAGATGGCTCATCCAGCCTTGCTGGTGATGATGTGTCTGCTAAAAAAGGCGGCAGTTTTGGCCATTTAAACTGCGATGCCAAGTCATCCCGCTCCGATCTGGAACGCCGGAAGGGGATTGCTTGGACAGAGGATGAACATAG ATTGTTCCTCCTTGGTTTGGACAAATACGGAAAGGGTGACTGGAGGAGCATTTCTCGTAACTTTGTGGTGACGAGGAGCCCCACGCAGGTGGCCAGCCACGCTCAGAAGTACTTCATCCGCCTCAACTCCATGAACAAGGACAGGAGGCGTTCCAGCATCCACGACATCACCAGCGTTGCCAATGGGGACGTGTCCGTGCCCCAAGCTCCAATCACCGGCCAGACCAACGGAGTCCCACCTGTTAAACCCGGAAAGCAGGTGGTGGGTGGTGCAGCAGCTCATGGAGTGACCATGTACGGCGCCCCAACCATGGGGCAACCCATAGGCGTCGTCTCAGCAGTCGGGACGCCAGTGAGCCTCCCTCCACCACCACACATGGCTTATGGCGTGGGGACACCTGTCCCGATGGCGTACCACGCCTCGGTTCACAGGTGA